In the genome of Altererythrobacter sp. TH136, one region contains:
- a CDS encoding metallophosphoesterase family protein has product MGDIHGRLDLFEALIAAIEQDDASAAPAETTVVLLGDLVDRGPDSAGVVARARVWQATRRVKLLAGNHEEMFLGGLSDVAVLRHFLRHGGRETALSYGISRQDYDRATVEEVQQLLSNALPEEDRQFLSSAKDYLVAGDYLFVHAGIAPGVPLAEQADHHMRWIREPFLDHAEPHEHFVIHGHTITDGLDQRSNRIGIDTGAYRSGCLTALVLEGTERRVIQAVERDGATHIEHGALTA; this is encoded by the coding sequence GTGGGTGACATTCATGGCCGCCTGGATCTGTTCGAAGCCCTCATTGCCGCGATTGAGCAGGACGACGCGTCCGCTGCTCCAGCGGAAACTACGGTTGTCCTGCTGGGCGATCTCGTTGATCGGGGGCCGGACAGCGCGGGCGTGGTAGCCCGCGCGCGCGTTTGGCAAGCCACACGTCGGGTCAAGCTGCTCGCCGGCAATCACGAGGAGATGTTCCTCGGAGGGCTCAGCGACGTGGCCGTGCTGCGCCACTTCCTGCGGCATGGCGGTCGCGAAACCGCGCTGAGTTACGGGATTTCCCGTCAAGACTACGATCGCGCGACCGTTGAAGAGGTGCAGCAGCTGTTATCGAATGCGCTGCCGGAGGAGGATCGGCAGTTTCTCAGCAGCGCCAAGGATTACCTCGTCGCCGGCGACTACCTGTTCGTGCATGCGGGCATCGCGCCCGGCGTCCCGCTGGCGGAGCAGGCGGACCATCATATGCGTTGGATCCGTGAACCGTTCCTCGACCATGCCGAGCCGCATGAACACTTTGTGATCCATGGCCACACGATCACGGACGGGCTCGACCAGCGATCTAATCGGATCGGGATCGATACCGGCGCCTATCGCTCGGGTTGCCTGACCGCTCTCGTGCTGGAGGGGACCGAACGACGAGTCATCCAGGCGGTGGAGCGTGATGGCGCGACGCACATCGAACACGGAGCACTGACGGCATGA
- a CDS encoding TorF family putative porin: MLTSIRGLGAATILGLSVVAAPAFAQDESTAATGGLSVSGSVTLVSDYRFRGVSLSGGDPAIQGGVTVTSDTGFYVGTWASSIDDGGTDVFGDVEVDLFGGWSGAVSEGIGLDVGLLYYAYPSNGAGIDAEYFEPYATVSGDLGPVSAKFGVNYAWDQKGLADDNLYLHTELSSAIPTTPLTLSAHLGYTDGSLAPTLLAGTGDDSAFDWSVGASATVLGSVTLGVSYVGVEGPSIDGLTDDAVVVSLGASF, from the coding sequence ATGCTAACGTCCATCCGCGGTCTTGGGGCCGCAACCATTCTGGGTCTATCCGTCGTCGCGGCGCCTGCTTTCGCGCAGGACGAAAGCACTGCCGCCACCGGCGGCTTGTCCGTGTCCGGCAGCGTCACGCTGGTGTCTGACTATCGCTTTCGCGGCGTATCGCTGTCGGGCGGAGATCCGGCCATCCAAGGCGGCGTGACTGTCACCAGTGACACCGGGTTTTATGTCGGAACCTGGGCATCCTCGATCGACGATGGCGGCACCGACGTATTCGGCGACGTCGAGGTCGATCTGTTCGGCGGGTGGAGCGGCGCCGTGTCCGAAGGCATCGGACTCGATGTGGGACTGCTGTATTACGCCTACCCATCCAACGGGGCCGGGATCGATGCCGAGTACTTCGAGCCTTACGCGACGGTCTCAGGCGATCTCGGACCAGTCTCGGCCAAGTTCGGGGTCAATTATGCGTGGGATCAAAAGGGATTGGCCGACGACAATCTGTATCTTCATACCGAATTGAGCTCGGCCATTCCGACCACGCCGCTGACGCTGTCGGCGCACCTGGGCTATACCGATGGTTCGCTGGCGCCGACATTGCTCGCAGGCACGGGTGATGACAGCGCGTTCGACTGGTCGGTGGGCGCCAGCGCCACCGTCCTTGGCAGCGTCACCCTGGGTGTCTCATACGTCGGTGTGGAAGGTCCCTCGATCGACGGGCTGACGGACGACGCGGTGGTGGTGTCCTTAGGCGCAAGCTTCTGA
- a CDS encoding VOC family protein, translated as MAKFLHTMIRVTDPDATIAFFNLVGLEEVRRFDSEQGRFTLIFLAAPGQEGVAEVELTYNWPPADGSATEQYDGGRNFGHLAYQVDNIYDTCAQLAEAGHIIHRPPRDGHMAFVKSPDGISVELLQDGRLPPQEPWASMENTGTW; from the coding sequence TTGGCGAAGTTTCTTCACACGATGATCCGGGTGACGGACCCGGATGCGACCATCGCGTTCTTCAACCTCGTGGGTCTGGAAGAAGTGCGCCGGTTCGATAGCGAGCAGGGACGCTTCACCCTGATCTTCCTTGCGGCGCCGGGGCAGGAGGGGGTGGCCGAGGTCGAATTGACCTACAACTGGCCGCCCGCCGATGGCAGCGCGACCGAGCAATACGACGGGGGGCGCAACTTCGGGCACCTCGCCTACCAGGTCGACAATATCTACGACACGTGCGCCCAGCTGGCTGAGGCAGGCCACATTATCCACCGCCCGCCGCGCGATGGACACATGGCGTTCGTCAAGTCGCCGGACGGTATCTCGGTCGAGTTGCTGCAGGACGGTCGCCTGCCTCCGCAAGAGCCGTGGGCCTCGATGGAGAATACGGGCACTTGGTGA
- a CDS encoding glycosyl transferase family protein, which translates to MLVEHELLLFAGLFFLLGALDELAVDLIWVWLRITGRGKSERQVADQEHLPLSGRAAVFIPAWREEAVIEATVRHALDAWPQADMRLYVGCYPNDLATAHAAHAGADGDARLRVVIMSHPGPTTKADCLNGLYGALRDEERSSGVPFHMVVLHDAEDMVDPAALSLLDRHIGAADLVQLPVLPHPMPQSRWIASHYCEEFAEQHGKGMVVRDALGAGLPTAGVGCAIARHALATLDSRSAGEGPFAAECLTEDYELGLGVSALGGNARFVRCRTASGRLVATRACFPAKLEAAVRQKTRWVHGIAFQSWYRLGWSRNPADLWMRLRDRRGPLTALVLLIAYLLLFLVSAGWIAQLAGFAPEADLSPALLVLLAINLASFAWRAAWRFAFTAKEYGAAEGLRAILRIPVTNVISIMAGRRAFVAYVASLGGRNPRWDKTEHIVHPALAAPHREAA; encoded by the coding sequence GTGCTGGTCGAGCATGAGCTGTTGCTTTTCGCCGGATTGTTCTTCCTGCTCGGCGCGCTCGATGAACTGGCGGTCGATCTGATCTGGGTGTGGCTGCGGATCACCGGGCGTGGAAAATCAGAGCGGCAGGTGGCGGACCAGGAACACCTGCCGCTATCGGGGCGGGCGGCGGTTTTCATTCCGGCTTGGCGCGAGGAAGCAGTCATCGAAGCGACCGTGCGGCATGCCCTTGACGCATGGCCCCAGGCAGACATGCGGCTCTATGTCGGCTGCTATCCCAACGACCTCGCTACTGCTCACGCCGCGCATGCGGGAGCCGATGGCGATGCCCGCCTCCGGGTGGTGATCATGTCCCACCCGGGTCCGACGACCAAGGCGGATTGCCTCAACGGCCTATATGGAGCGTTGCGAGATGAGGAGCGATCGTCTGGCGTGCCGTTCCACATGGTCGTGCTGCACGATGCCGAAGACATGGTCGATCCCGCTGCGCTGAGCCTGCTGGATCGGCACATCGGGGCTGCCGACCTGGTGCAGCTGCCGGTCCTGCCTCATCCGATGCCGCAGTCGCGCTGGATTGCATCCCATTACTGCGAGGAATTCGCCGAACAGCACGGCAAGGGCATGGTCGTGCGCGATGCCTTAGGCGCGGGTCTGCCAACCGCAGGCGTGGGATGCGCCATTGCCCGCCACGCTTTGGCGACCCTCGACAGCAGGAGTGCGGGCGAAGGGCCGTTCGCGGCGGAATGCCTGACCGAGGATTACGAACTGGGCTTGGGCGTTTCTGCGCTGGGCGGGAATGCCCGGTTCGTTCGCTGCCGGACGGCAAGCGGGCGCCTGGTCGCCACGCGCGCCTGTTTCCCGGCCAAGCTGGAAGCAGCTGTCCGCCAGAAGACCCGCTGGGTCCACGGCATCGCCTTTCAATCGTGGTACCGGCTCGGCTGGAGCCGCAATCCGGCCGATTTGTGGATGCGGCTGCGCGATCGGCGCGGTCCGCTCACCGCGCTGGTGCTATTGATCGCGTATCTGCTGCTGTTTCTTGTGTCAGCGGGATGGATCGCGCAGCTCGCCGGGTTTGCCCCAGAAGCCGATTTGTCGCCCGCGCTGCTCGTCCTGTTGGCTATCAATTTGGCGAGCTTTGCGTGGCGGGCGGCGTGGCGATTTGCCTTCACCGCCAAGGAATACGGCGCGGCGGAAGGTCTGCGGGCGATCCTGCGCATTCCTGTGACCAACGTCATCTCGATCATGGCGGGGCGGCGCGCGTTCGTCGCCTACGTCGCCTCGTTGGGAGGACGCAATCCGCGCTGGGACAAGACCGAGCACATAGTTCACCCGGCGCTCGCCGCCCCGCACCGGGAAGCAGCGTGA
- a CDS encoding sulfite exporter TauE/SafE family protein — translation MDVYLPIANLSVNGLVIVLLGALTGVLSGLFGVGGGFLTTPLLIFYGVPPTVAAASASTQVTGASVSGVLAHNRRGGVDYRMGTVTIVGGMIGSGIGALLFRFFQSIGQIDTVISILYVVMLGSIGTLMAREAWTSLRADKRSARPRAAKRRHHPLVAALPGRWRFYRSGLYISPLAPLILGVGVGILTMLMGVGGGFIMVPAMLYILGMSAGVVVGTSLFNILFVTMVTTMMHALTTKAVDIVLAALLLLGSVSGAQIGSQLAQKAKPETLRLILAALVLLIALRMLWGLGVRPDEIYTVAPL, via the coding sequence ATGGACGTCTACCTCCCGATCGCGAACCTGTCGGTGAACGGACTGGTGATCGTCCTGCTGGGCGCGCTGACCGGTGTCCTGTCCGGCCTGTTCGGAGTGGGGGGTGGGTTCCTGACGACCCCGCTGCTGATCTTTTACGGCGTCCCGCCGACGGTGGCCGCTGCCTCTGCCTCGACACAGGTGACCGGAGCGAGCGTATCGGGCGTGCTGGCCCACAACCGCCGCGGCGGGGTCGATTACCGGATGGGCACGGTGACGATCGTGGGCGGGATGATCGGCAGCGGCATCGGCGCGCTGCTGTTCCGCTTCTTCCAGTCGATCGGTCAGATCGATACGGTGATCTCGATCCTTTACGTGGTGATGCTCGGGTCGATTGGCACCCTGATGGCGCGCGAAGCGTGGACTTCGCTGCGGGCGGACAAGCGGAGTGCACGTCCGCGGGCCGCCAAGCGGCGCCACCACCCGCTGGTGGCGGCCTTGCCCGGCCGGTGGCGGTTCTATCGCTCGGGCCTGTACATCTCTCCGCTCGCGCCGCTGATCCTGGGGGTGGGCGTAGGCATTCTGACAATGCTGATGGGCGTCGGCGGCGGGTTCATCATGGTGCCCGCGATGCTCTACATCCTCGGCATGAGCGCCGGGGTGGTGGTCGGCACCAGCCTGTTCAACATCCTGTTCGTGACCATGGTCACCACGATGATGCACGCGTTGACCACCAAGGCGGTCGATATCGTGCTGGCCGCGCTGCTGCTGCTGGGGTCGGTGTCCGGGGCGCAGATCGGCAGCCAGTTGGCCCAGAAAGCCAAGCCCGAGACCCTGCGCCTGATCCTGGCGGCTTTGGTGCTGCTGATAGCGCTGCGCATGTTGTGGGGGCTGGGCGTGCGGCCTGACGAAATCTACACGGTGGCCCCGCTGTGA
- a CDS encoding TIGR02186 family protein produces the protein MRRLFLLLLALFALTGARDPILVPEVSQHEVLVRQGFTGTELLLFGAILDPAGTRAARDYDVVVVLKGPTEPIRLREKSKVGGVWLNAASTDFRSAPSYFAVAASRPVKDIVDERTAAIYEFGTDFIQLSPIGEIDPQEQARFSAGLVDLMRRQGLYAEAMTGVKISGQVLYQARFQLPSSVQTGTYTAETFAVTRGRVVASAIAEVEVRKVGFERFVELFAQQQSLLYGLLAVSLSVAMGWIAGRLFALI, from the coding sequence GTGAGGCGGCTTTTCTTGCTCCTGCTCGCGTTGTTCGCGCTCACCGGTGCGCGGGACCCTATCCTGGTGCCCGAAGTCAGCCAGCACGAGGTGCTGGTGCGCCAGGGCTTTACCGGCACCGAGCTGCTGTTGTTCGGCGCGATCCTCGACCCGGCGGGAACGCGGGCGGCGCGGGATTACGATGTTGTGGTGGTGCTCAAGGGGCCGACAGAACCGATCCGCCTGCGCGAGAAGTCGAAGGTGGGCGGCGTCTGGCTCAACGCCGCGAGCACCGATTTTCGTTCCGCCCCTTCGTACTTCGCCGTCGCCGCTTCGCGCCCGGTCAAGGATATCGTCGATGAACGGACCGCCGCGATCTACGAATTCGGCACCGACTTCATCCAGTTATCGCCCATCGGGGAGATCGACCCGCAGGAACAGGCGCGTTTCAGTGCCGGACTGGTCGATCTCATGCGCCGGCAGGGTCTGTATGCCGAGGCGATGACGGGGGTGAAGATCAGCGGCCAGGTGCTCTATCAGGCGCGCTTCCAGTTACCGTCGAGCGTGCAGACGGGCACGTACACGGCCGAGACGTTTGCCGTTACCAGAGGCCGGGTGGTCGCTTCCGCCATTGCTGAAGTGGAGGTTCGCAAGGTCGGTTTCGAACGCTTCGTCGAGTTGTTCGCCCAGCAGCAGTCGTTGCTGTACGGCTTGCTCGCCGTAAGCCTGTCGGTGGCCATGGGCTGGATCGCGGGACGCCTGTTTGCGCTGATCTGA
- a CDS encoding ATP-binding protein has product MDDMGKQTFHGSAGSAAALATEDGAADASIDNAMQPIGVVLEIAGSGSQIALDLQRLNECMTDGDPSIALAGQVGSQVKIRVGNSWLLASVRNQKQDRRAGGGIVANIDFLGEGNEEKLTGRIHGFRRGVTRYPVPGALIYPATTADLRQIYASDGRSNIQIGTVYPTKDIRAGVYIDAMLGKHFALLGSTGTGKSTSAALILHRICDAAPDGHILMIDPHGEYSAAFRNTGLILDVSNLQMPYWLMNFEEHCEVLLSSSGNDLQTDQDVLAKCLLRARGKNRLAETMGKITVDSPIPYLLSDLTNEIQNEMGKLDKATNTAPYMRIKTKLDELKADPRYQFMFSGMLVGDTMADFLAKIFRMPSAGKPIAIIDVSGVPSDITSTVVAVLSRLVFDFAIWGREERTRPILLVCEEAHRYVPNEKNADGSSVGKILSRIAKEGRKYGISLGLITQRPSDLAEGVLSQCGTIISMRLNNERDQAFVKAAMPEGARGFLDSIPALRNRECIICGEGVAIPMRVSFDNLEEQKRPASEDPSFVDLWRQSGGEEERVHRIVQRWRSQGK; this is encoded by the coding sequence ATGGACGACATGGGTAAGCAGACGTTTCATGGTTCCGCCGGCAGTGCGGCGGCACTGGCTACGGAGGACGGCGCAGCGGATGCGTCGATCGACAATGCGATGCAGCCAATCGGCGTCGTGCTGGAGATCGCCGGATCGGGGTCGCAAATCGCACTCGATCTACAGCGGCTCAACGAATGCATGACCGACGGGGATCCATCCATCGCGCTGGCGGGCCAGGTCGGCAGCCAGGTGAAGATCCGCGTCGGCAATTCGTGGCTGCTCGCCAGCGTGCGCAACCAGAAGCAGGACCGGCGAGCCGGCGGCGGGATTGTCGCCAACATCGATTTCCTGGGCGAAGGTAACGAAGAGAAACTGACCGGCCGGATCCACGGCTTCCGCCGCGGTGTCACCCGTTACCCTGTTCCCGGGGCGCTGATCTACCCAGCGACCACCGCGGACCTGCGTCAGATCTACGCCAGCGACGGCCGTTCGAATATCCAGATCGGCACGGTCTATCCCACCAAGGACATCCGCGCCGGCGTCTATATCGACGCGATGCTCGGCAAGCACTTCGCTCTGCTTGGTTCCACCGGCACGGGCAAGTCGACCAGCGCGGCGCTCATCCTGCACCGGATCTGCGATGCGGCGCCAGACGGGCACATCCTGATGATCGACCCGCACGGCGAGTATTCGGCGGCGTTCCGCAACACCGGCCTGATCCTCGACGTGTCCAACCTGCAGATGCCGTACTGGCTGATGAATTTCGAAGAGCACTGCGAAGTCTTGCTGAGCAGCAGCGGCAACGATCTGCAGACCGATCAGGACGTCCTTGCCAAGTGCCTGCTGCGCGCGCGCGGCAAGAACCGCTTGGCCGAAACGATGGGCAAGATCACCGTCGATTCGCCGATCCCGTATCTGTTGTCGGACCTCACCAACGAGATCCAGAACGAGATGGGCAAGCTCGACAAGGCGACCAACACCGCGCCGTACATGCGGATCAAGACCAAGCTCGACGAGCTCAAGGCCGATCCGCGGTACCAGTTCATGTTCTCCGGCATGCTGGTCGGAGACACGATGGCGGACTTTCTCGCCAAGATCTTCCGCATGCCCAGCGCCGGCAAACCGATCGCGATCATCGACGTGTCGGGCGTGCCGTCCGACATCACCAGCACCGTGGTCGCCGTGCTCAGCCGGTTGGTGTTCGACTTCGCCATCTGGGGCCGCGAGGAGCGTACCCGGCCGATCCTATTGGTGTGCGAGGAGGCGCACCGGTACGTGCCGAACGAGAAGAATGCCGATGGCTCTTCGGTCGGCAAGATTCTCAGCCGCATCGCCAAGGAAGGCCGCAAGTACGGCATCAGCCTGGGCCTGATTACCCAGCGCCCGTCCGACCTTGCCGAGGGCGTGCTGTCGCAATGCGGCACCATCATTTCGATGCGCCTCAACAACGAACGGGATCAGGCATTCGTGAAAGCCGCGATGCCCGAAGGCGCGCGCGGATTTCTCGATTCCATCCCGGCGCTGCGCAACCGCGAGTGCATCATCTGCGGCGAGGGCGTCGCCATTCCCATGCGGGTCAGCTTCGACAATCTTGAGGAACAGAAGCGCCCGGCTTCCGAAGATCCCAGCTTCGTCGACCTGTGGCGTCAGTCGGGCGGGGAGGAAGAGCGGGTTCACCGCATCGTCCAACGCTGGCGCAGCCAGGGGAAGTGA
- a CDS encoding MATE family efflux transporter, translated as MSDAAAVPALRPGMRDLTAGPVLRTLVLFSLPTLGSNLLQSLNGTVNSIWVGRLIGEAALAATANANIVMFLVFSAVFGFGMAATVKMGQAFGAGEVDVARRTFGSAVGLCLVLAVIVATAGWVFAPPLLTLLGTPGESYALALDYLRIIFISIPGGMLTVMIAMGLRGAGDSRTPFLFMGLSVALDVILNPLLISGIGPFPQMGIAGSAASTAFAGYASLAALVGYVYAKDLPLRLRGTEIRYLIPRREELGYIVGKGLPMGAQMLLISSAGIVIIGLVNRYGIISAAAYGASLQLWTYLQMPAMAIGAGVSAMAAQAIGARLPERIDQISRAGILVNLAMTGSMAALLLLFDRPALVLFLGPDSPAVPLARHIQYLASWSFILFGVTIVLFGTMRAAGVVWVPLIALGVAMFPARLGFYYGLEPWLGQDALWLCFPFGSAVSMLIAIWFYRRPGWRTQGRAISPERAAEECLTTADTAGRFKPEL; from the coding sequence ATGAGCGATGCGGCCGCCGTGCCCGCCCTCCGCCCGGGCATGCGCGATCTCACCGCCGGGCCGGTGCTGCGGACGCTGGTGCTGTTCAGCCTGCCGACGCTGGGATCGAACCTGCTGCAATCGCTCAACGGCACGGTCAATTCGATCTGGGTCGGCCGGCTGATCGGCGAAGCCGCGCTGGCGGCGACCGCCAATGCCAACATCGTCATGTTCCTCGTCTTCTCCGCCGTGTTCGGGTTCGGCATGGCGGCGACCGTCAAGATGGGCCAGGCGTTCGGCGCGGGAGAGGTCGATGTGGCCCGCCGCACGTTCGGCAGCGCGGTCGGGCTGTGCCTGGTGCTGGCGGTGATCGTGGCGACCGCCGGGTGGGTGTTTGCGCCACCGCTGCTGACGCTGCTCGGCACGCCCGGCGAAAGCTATGCACTGGCGCTCGATTACCTGCGGATCATCTTCATCTCGATCCCCGGCGGGATGCTGACGGTGATGATCGCGATGGGTCTGCGCGGAGCAGGCGATTCGCGCACCCCGTTCCTGTTCATGGGCCTGTCCGTCGCGCTCGATGTCATCCTCAACCCGCTGCTGATCTCCGGCATCGGGCCTTTCCCGCAGATGGGTATCGCCGGTTCGGCGGCATCGACCGCTTTTGCCGGCTACGCCTCGCTCGCCGCGCTGGTGGGTTACGTCTATGCCAAGGACCTGCCGCTGCGGCTGCGGGGGACGGAGATCCGCTATCTGATCCCGCGCCGCGAGGAACTCGGCTATATCGTCGGCAAGGGTCTGCCGATGGGCGCACAGATGCTGCTGATCTCGTCCGCCGGGATTGTCATTATCGGGCTCGTCAACCGCTACGGCATCATCTCCGCCGCTGCTTACGGTGCGTCGCTTCAGCTGTGGACCTATCTCCAGATGCCGGCGATGGCGATCGGCGCGGGGGTGAGCGCTATGGCGGCGCAGGCAATTGGCGCGCGGCTGCCGGAACGGATCGATCAGATCAGCCGCGCCGGCATTCTGGTGAACCTGGCGATGACCGGATCGATGGCCGCGCTGCTGCTGTTGTTCGACCGGCCGGCGCTCGTCCTGTTCCTGGGACCGGACAGCCCCGCGGTGCCGCTTGCCAGGCACATCCAGTATCTCGCGAGCTGGAGCTTCATCCTGTTTGGGGTCACCATCGTCCTATTCGGCACCATGCGTGCAGCAGGCGTGGTGTGGGTGCCGCTGATCGCGCTTGGCGTTGCCATGTTCCCGGCCAGGCTGGGCTTCTACTATGGCCTTGAACCGTGGCTTGGGCAGGACGCGTTGTGGCTGTGCTTCCCGTTCGGCTCGGCGGTGTCGATGCTGATCGCGATCTGGTTCTACCGCCGTCCTGGCTGGCGCACCCAGGGCCGCGCCATCAGCCCGGAGCGCGCGGCCGAGGAATGCCTCACCACCGCCGACACGGCCGGCCGGTTCAAGCCGGAGCTGTGA
- a CDS encoding 7-carboxy-7-deazaguanine synthase QueE — MNLVLATDDTGGPEIFASLQGEGPSIGVPCTFIRLSRCNLACVWCDTGYTWRFEGDERPHRGGVTYARKANQVVLDVAEAARIIAAFQPRRLVVTGGEPLLQGAALAQLAALLPEHTIEVETNGTVEPHARFDPLVSQYNVSPKLSHSGNPATLALLPPRMRQWAGDPRAFFKFVIAEPADVDEVLFLQRAYAIAPDKIFLMPEGTDSATLRARQEWLMPLADSHGFHTSDRLHIHLYGDTRGT; from the coding sequence GTGAACCTTGTCCTCGCCACCGACGACACCGGCGGGCCGGAGATCTTCGCCTCGCTCCAGGGCGAAGGCCCATCGATCGGTGTCCCGTGCACGTTCATCCGCCTGTCGCGCTGCAATCTTGCCTGCGTGTGGTGCGACACCGGCTATACCTGGCGCTTCGAGGGGGACGAGCGGCCCCATCGCGGCGGGGTGACATACGCTCGCAAGGCCAACCAAGTGGTGCTCGATGTGGCGGAAGCCGCGCGGATCATCGCCGCCTTTCAGCCGCGCCGGCTGGTCGTGACCGGCGGCGAACCATTGCTGCAAGGGGCGGCTTTAGCGCAGCTCGCCGCGCTGCTCCCCGAACACACGATCGAGGTCGAAACCAACGGCACGGTCGAGCCGCACGCGCGCTTCGATCCTCTTGTCAGTCAGTACAACGTCAGCCCCAAACTGTCGCATAGCGGCAATCCGGCCACTCTTGCCCTGCTGCCGCCGCGGATGCGCCAATGGGCCGGCGATCCCCGCGCGTTCTTCAAGTTCGTCATCGCGGAACCCGCCGATGTGGACGAGGTTCTGTTCCTGCAACGTGCCTATGCCATCGCTCCCGACAAGATTTTCCTGATGCCCGAGGGCACCGACAGCGCAACCCTGCGCGCCCGGCAGGAATGGCTCATGCCGTTGGCTGACAGCCACGGCTTCCACACGTCCGACCGCCTGCACATCCACCTGTACGGCGACACGCGCGGCACATGA
- a CDS encoding VOC family protein, whose protein sequence is MKLDHMVVMVRSLEASLPWYETLLSLIGFTRSRAHVWGNADGIYLDLKQAEPDTRDYERRGPGLNHLGFTALTEGDLDRVRAGMTSAGFEVPEKQYIGSEIATFFRDPDGMRIEVTVYS, encoded by the coding sequence GTGAAGCTTGATCACATGGTCGTGATGGTTCGCTCGCTCGAAGCGAGCCTTCCCTGGTACGAGACTTTGCTGAGTCTGATCGGTTTCACCAGGAGCCGGGCGCACGTGTGGGGCAACGCGGACGGCATCTATCTCGACCTCAAGCAGGCAGAGCCGGACACGCGGGACTACGAACGGCGCGGCCCGGGCCTCAACCATCTCGGGTTCACCGCGCTCACTGAGGGCGATCTCGACCGCGTCCGGGCAGGAATGACATCGGCAGGGTTTGAGGTGCCTGAGAAGCAATATATTGGCAGCGAGATCGCGACGTTCTTCCGCGATCCCGATGGGATGCGCATCGAAGTGACGGTTTATTCCTGA